The sequence below is a genomic window from Thermorudis peleae.
GCACGCAACTGCGAAAGCGGATCGTCCACCTGTGCAAAAGAGAGGAATGGGTTAGAGGGTGACCGCTGGGCAGCAGTATGATGCGTCGGTGAGGCAAGCCAGACAATCCAATGGACTGGTTGTACCCCCGTCGCATTCGCCTGTTGCGCTGCGGCCGGCGGTACGGATGCAATCATGCCGAACACAAGGCACCACACAGCAACAAGCCACGCACAACGCAGCCACACAACAGACTGCCCCAGGTATCGACCCTCCTGGCACCCCCTCACCCCAGCCAGTCCTCCTTGTCACTCCTGATGATCTGCCCTTGCACGGAACGACCCACCGTCAAATCACTGCCTCACGTCGGGAGAGGATACCACCGGATACCGACTTGCTCACGCTCCCTCTCGTCACCCTTGTCTGTCTTCGTCTAGACTGCACCTAAGACAATACGGGGAGCAACTCGTAGGCAACCGTGACGGAAAGGAATTTCCTTGGATGTTACGCCGCCTCGCTCCTTGGCAACGTACGCTTTACGCTCTCTGGTTCGCGCAGACGTTGACAATTATCGGCTTCAATTTGCGCACACCTTTTCTTCCACTCTTTCTCGCCCAGCTTGGCGCAACCGATCTCCGAGAACAAGAACTCTGGGCTGGGGCAATTAACGCGGGGGGCGCAGCCATCATGGCTGTTGCAGCCCCAATCTGGGGTACACTCGCCGACCGCCATGGGAGGAAGCTCATGGTGCTCCGTGCCATGGCCGCTGGATCAATCACGATCACCCTCATGGCACTTGCTACAGCCCCTTGGCAACTCTTTGTCCTGCGCCTGATTGAAGGGGCATTTACTGGCACCGTTACCGCATCAACGACCCTTGCAGCGAGCATCTCACCGCGCGAGCGTCTCGGGTTTAGCCTCGGGCTCATGCAAATGGCAGTTTTCTCAGGCAGCGCTATTGGCCCGCTCATTGGTGGTGCACTGGCCGATACGGTGGGATACCGGTTAAGCTTCGCGCTTGCCGGTTCACTCCTGTTGCTCTCCGCAGGGATCGTTTTGTTCCTTGTTCATGAAGATTTCCACCCAGAAAGTGCCGTCCAAAGCACCGCCCGTGAGAATTCGCAGGCAACACTCCAACTTCTCATGAACGCGACGATGGGTGCGCTGGTCGGAGTCCTCTTCGTTGCCCGCTGCGCCAATACTGCTCTTCAACCAATCCTGCCCATCTTCATCGCGATCTTGACACCAAATGCTCACGCGGTGAACACCATCGCCGGTCTAACGCTTGGGATTGCCGGACTCACGAGCGCCATTGCCTCAGTCGTGCTCGGCCGAACGGGCGACCGAATCGGCCCTCGTCCGCTCTTGCTTGGCGCTAGCATCCTTGGCGGCTTGAGCTACCTCCCCTTAGCATTCACTACCTCAATCACGCACCTTGTCGTGCTCCAAGGGATATTCGGGATTGCTCTTGGTGGTATCTTGCCAACTGCCAACGCCCTCATCGCCCAACTCACCCCTCCAGAGCGCCGCGGCGCGATCTACGGGTTCACAACAACAGCAACAGCGCTCGGCGGCTTTATTGGTCCGCTCGCAGGGACGACACTCGCCGCCACAATCAGTCTTCGTGCAATGTTCCTCAGTATCGGATCACTCTTACTTGCCACGAGCCTCTGGCTCGCACTTGCCTTGCCCCGCACAGCTGACCTAGCCCCAGCTGAGGCGAGAAAGCAGACGCGATCATCACCCTAAGAACACGGTTGAATGAGGGGGATCAGCATAGAATTCCAAGAGTATACGTGAGGTTACACGAACGTGTACGAAGGGAAATGAGGTTAGTGTCCTGCACGGCGTTCTCGCCACTCTTGCGCTACAACTACCCTTAACGCCACGGGGCGACCAAGCAACTCTTCGAGAACCGCCTGAACAACCTTCACCGCCTGCTGCTGCAACCTCCGGCAGAGCACTTGGTTCGGCGCACCAAGCACCAGCGTGCCATCGGACTCGATCCCGATTAGCGCGGCAGGACGAATCAGCACATCGAACTGAAGCGGCGAAAGGCGATCGCGCAGCACCTCAAGCGCCATCGCCCACAATTGTGGCAGTGTCAACCCCTCAGGAACCCGTGGCGGTGGATCAGGAGCGCGGTCCGCGAATGTTGCAGGGGTTGGGGTTACAGGAGGCGCTGGCGAAGCCCGGGCACGTACGTCATCTTCGGCCGCGGGGTCATCAGCCTGGCCAAGCGTCACCCGTAGCGGAGTGCCAAGAGCTGCTGAAAGGGCAGCGCTCAGACGAGCCGCTAACTCATCAGCAGCGAAATGCTGTCCGGGAGCAGCCCCCTCAGGCCAGGCAGGCGTTTGCTCATGTTCAGCCATCGCTGGTGTCCACCCACTTGCCTGCTGCCGTCTACCACGATCAGTTGCTCCCCGTCCACGTCCGCCTACGGACGACGCAGCGCCCGGCCGAATGGGCGAGCTCCTCCGCGCTGACCAGCGGTTAAGGATTTCACGAATTCGTTTAGGCGCCACAAATGCTGAGCCACTGCTGACTGCTTCACGGATCGCCGCGATGACCCAGCGTTCACCAGATTCACCGATGGCCAATGCCGCTGGGGAGAAGAATTCGACCAACTCTGCCAGCAGTTCACGCTCGAGTGGCGTGGCAGCCCGACCATTCGCTGCCTCGTAACACGCCACGACCGCGTCGAAGGACACCGCCGGTTCACCATTCGATGCGTCATGGTCGTCCTGTGAGGCAACTGGGTCGGTGAGACTGCTTGACAACGCAGGTTCCACTGTTGTCTCTTCCGCTTGCCCATCCCATGCCGTGAAGACTTTATGTGCCGAGGATTCCATACCGACGGCCTCGTCCAATTTGCCACCCAATCCATCCAATGCCGTAGCCTTTTGATCATAGTTTGTCACCCCTTTACTCCTCGTTGTTGTTACCGGGTATTGTTCATACGTTCTGTTCTCGGGAGCAACAATGGTTGCCTCTTCGCTGTTGGCAGAAGCAACAATGGGTGGCTGTGTCAGCGGTAAACCATGGTTGTATGGAGCAACAGTGGTCGACGCTGCACTGTTGTATTGAGCAACAACGGTCTCTGAAGCGTTGTTGCATTGGTCAACACTGCTTGGTTGGGCTTGGTCATCGATCGGCGAGTCGTGCCTGTCTCGGTCTGGCGCTGGCAGGGCACGGGGGTCCTCCGCTGCCGTTCGTGTTGTCCCGTTGCGTCGACGGTGATGGCCAGCTTTGGTTCGCGCCGAGGTGCGCGCCTCGTCTGCGGCGGCACGTGCAGCTAACTGCTGCCATAGCGGATGAGTGCGAAGCGCTGGTAAGAGCCGATGCCAGACGTTATCACGGTCGATCGGTGCAAAGCGGGGCGAGAAAATATGCCGAATGTAGCGATAGACTGCTTCGTCAGTAGCCGCAAGTTCTAATACACGGATAACCGCGTCGATGGTGAGGGTAAAACCCTCGCCACGATCTTTGACCCGGTAAAAGTTGTGTGGCACACGCCAACGCCGTCCAGCCTCATCGACGCGCGTTATCATCTCTTTGCGAATCTCGATGAGGTCGAGGGCAACCAAGAGCTTATTGATGGTGATGAGTTCCGCTCGATCTTCGCCGTAGAAGGCAGCTTCCGCCTGCTGGCTTGGAAAAGCGTAGCCTCGATAAGGCGAGTCAGCACGCTGATCGGTCCAGACGGTATAGGAATTCAGCAACCCCACCCCTTTTAAGCCGATGAGTGGGGCAAATTGCGTAATGATGGTGTTCCAGTGCCAAAACCAACCGCGCCGGCGCTGATCGTCACCTGTCCGGACAGGTGACGATCGCGACTGCTCAGGCTCGCGAGCTTGCGGTGAACCAGATTCGTGCGGTGCGCGCACCCTGGCACTCCCTTCGGGCGGCTGGGCCCATTGCCGTCCGCTGCTCTGCAGTGTAGCGGGTTTTCGTGATCTCGTCAATACGATGACGGAAGAAAGTGAATCAATTTGTTCAATGTTTATTGTGGAAAATAATGTGATGAATTGGCATGCTTTGAGGTTGCCCTGTTGTGCCGGCTGTTGGAGTTGTCGTGGAGTGGTGCCCTCATGAGGAGGTGTTACGGTCCGTGCGGGGCGTGGCTTGCAGCGGTGTCGGCGCTGCTTTGTGTGTTTCTCGGTGGTTTGTACGCCCTGTCGTTTTGCTCGCTTTCGTGGCTGCAGGTCTATTTTGGCGCGAGAAGCTCTCGAAAACGTAAGGGCGCCAAAAGCCGTTCTTCGTGCAGGGTGAAAAGTGGAATATCGAGTATAGAATTGGTTGAAGTATCACGTGATAATTTTGCTTGATCATTTCCGTGGGGTATATTTGGAGAAAGACGGGCGTGATGCTATTAGCTTTGTGGGGGTGGAGAAGTGGCTATTGTCTTGCCTTACCGAACTGAGCCGCGGCTCTTGTGGCAAGTGCTGGAGTATGCCAAGGGGAAAGGGGTTGATCGTGATACGCTTGAGGCTCGCCTTGGAAGCGGTGAGGCGTTGCGTGAGGCGTTGAATGCTCTGGAGCAACTCGGACTCATTGAACGTGGCGATGGCGCAGAAATTCGCTTGACCGATGCTGGTAACCGGTTGGCTTATGCCGAAAGCCCCGAGGAACGACAGCGCAAGCTTCGCGCTGTGTTGCTTCGCTATCCCCCGTATGGCGTGCCACTTGAACGCGCTGCAGCAGAAGGATGGTCGGCGATTGAGTCGGCTTGGCTTGAACGGATCTGGCAAGTTGACTTGCGCCTTGGTCAGCCACGCAACCGTGTGGAGGAAGCGCGCACCCTCTTCTTCCGTCTCGCTGAGGAGGCCGGGTTTGGCACGTTCCGTCGTGGTGTGCGTGGGCAACCCTCCCGTCTCGTTCTTTCTCCTGACTTTGCTGACCAGCTTGCCGCTGCCCGGGAGTTGCTGGCGGAGTCCTCGGCGACCACAGCACGCGCCGACCAAGCTGAGAAGCCAGAACAGCCGATGCTCTCTCCAGCGATCATGCTTCCTGGCAGTTCGCCGATTGCACTTACGATTACCGTCGATATGAGCACCTGGGAACTGGAGAAGATCGAGGCGTTTCTGCGCATGGTGGGGTTGCTGCCTTTGCGCTAGTGCCGCTGTTGGACGAAAAGGCTCTTCGCTATGCTTGTAACGTGGGCGCTGTTGTGCGTACGGTGCCCACCGAGCGAGGAGGCTCTGATATGTCGAATCAGACGGCAGCACGTGAGCGGCGACTACGATGGGTGCGGTATCTTGCCCTTGCAGCTACCATTGGCATGTTCCTCGTTATCGTCATGGGGGCAACCGTGACGAATACCGGATCAGGCGAAGGATGTGGCCGCTCATGGCCGCTTTGTCATGGGCGTTTTATCCCCACGTTTGCCGTGGCGACGTTGATTGAGTTTAGTCATCGCTTTGTCACGGGAATTGAGGGAATTCTGCTTCTCGTGCTCTCTGTTGGTGCACTTCTCGTAGCTCGGCAGCGTCGGGAAGTGCAAGTGCTCGTTCCGCTAACGCTGTTCACCTTGGTCTTGCAGTCTGGCCTCGGAGCCTGGGCAGTGTTGCGCCCCCAGCACCCGCTGGTGATGGCATTGCACTTCGGTGTTTCGCTCACAGCGTTCGCAAGCGTGCTCCTGCTGTCTGTCGTATTGTGGGATCAGGTGAGTGGAGATGCGTATCGCGATCGCCCGCTCCCTTCAGGTATGACGGCGCTTATCTGGGGTGTCTTCCTCTTCACATATCTGGTCGTCTATCTCGGTGCGTATGTCCGGCATAGTAACGCGAGCCTCGCCTGCCTCGATTGGCCGCTTTGTCACGGCTCGCTGTTGCCCAGCTTGCACGGCGCAGTCGGTGCGGTGGTGCTCCACCGCGGGGCGGCGTTTATCGATACGATTCTGATTGCGCTAATGGTTGCGTGGGCATGGCGCTTGCGGACGACGCGGCCTGATATCTGGCTTGGCAGCCTGCTTGCGTTGATCAGCATCCTCGCTCAGTCGGCGAGTGGGGCGTTTGTCGTCTTCTCGCGTATGCAACTGTTCTCGACGTTATCCCACAGCGCAATTGTGACGCTGCTCTTTGGATTCCTGTCCTACTTGCTTCTTCATACGCTACCGCGTCCAGCGGTGTCCCGAATGGAGCGGACGCTCCAGCACGTGGTGGCGCCTGCAGCGGGGGGCGAGCCGTAGCAAGTGTGCGCAGTGTAGGCGCGGTAACGTTGTCCGTGCAAACAATGTGCTTCTCCCTGGTGCTGTCAAGCTGCTGCAGTTTCCGGTAGACTCTGGCTAAGGGCTTCCCAACTGTCTACGCCGATGCCGGCGTGGTGTGGTAGTCGTGTCAAAACGCTCAGTCAAAATGTCCAGAAGCAGGGAGGGAGTGCGCTTGTCGTCGAAGACGCGCCATCAGGTCGCATCTGATGATCAGTGTTGGCCACCGAACCTGGTGCTTGCGCAACACGGGCCGTACTTTGACGTGTTGACGCCGAGTGGAATTGTGCGGTGCGTTGTTCGCGGCAGTCTCAAACGCACCCGTGCTCGAACTGACCTTGTCGCCGTCGGTGACCGTGTTGTTGTTCGTCAAGTAGCGCCTGGTGAAGGGGTGATTGAGGCGGTTGCGCCACGTCAGCGCGTCTTATCTCGACGGGCTCGTGGGAGCGATGATGCAGAACAGGTTATCGTCGCAAACATCGATCAGTTGGTTGCCGTCTTTGCTGTGGCGCAGCCTGATCCTGTCCTGGGCATACTTGATCGCTTCCTGATCATTGCTGAGGCACAGGATATCCCAGCGATGATCTGCCTCAACAAAATCGATCTCGATCCAGATGGTACGCGGCGACGCCTCTTTGCGCCGTATAGAACGGCGGGCTATCCGATTGTTGAGACGAGCGCGCAAACGGGTCAGGGTACTGATGTGCTCTGGTCCATGCTCCGTGGCAAGCTGTCGGCTTTTGCCGGGCCATCGGGAGTCGGGAAGTCGAGCTTGGTCAAAGTCTTTCGCCCTGACTTGACGATTCGAATCGGTGCCGTCAGTGAAGTTACGGGCCGCGGTCGGCACACCACGACCACAACGACACTGATTCAGCTTGATGACGAGACGTTCATCGCCGATACTCCTGGTATTGGCACGCTTGGCTTGTGGGGCGTGCGTGCAGCTGAGCTTGACCGGTGCTTTCCGGAGTTTCGCCCGTATCGTGAGGCGTGTTACTATCCTGACTGTCGGCACCGGGCTGAACCTGGTTGTGCTGTTCGTGAGGCGGTCGAGGCAGGGAAAATTGACCGGGGCCGCTATACGCGTTATCTCGATGTGCTTGATGAGCTAACAGAGACAGAGCGAGTTAGCTGGCGTGCACGGTAGCGTGTGAGAGAGGGATGGTGGAAGATGAGCACGAGCGTTGAAGCGTTTCGGGCGGCGTTGCGGCGCATCTTACAGGATCAGCACCAAGCGCTCCGTGAGGTCATTGACGGCTTGGATAGCGACGCGCTCAACTGGACACCGGGGCCAATGACCAATT
It includes:
- a CDS encoding MFS transporter: MLRRLAPWQRTLYALWFAQTLTIIGFNLRTPFLPLFLAQLGATDLREQELWAGAINAGGAAIMAVAAPIWGTLADRHGRKLMVLRAMAAGSITITLMALATAPWQLFVLRLIEGAFTGTVTASTTLAASISPRERLGFSLGLMQMAVFSGSAIGPLIGGALADTVGYRLSFALAGSLLLLSAGIVLFLVHEDFHPESAVQSTARENSQATLQLLMNATMGALVGVLFVARCANTALQPILPIFIAILTPNAHAVNTIAGLTLGIAGLTSAIASVVLGRTGDRIGPRPLLLGASILGGLSYLPLAFTTSITHLVVLQGIFGIALGGILPTANALIAQLTPPERRGAIYGFTTTATALGGFIGPLAGTTLAATISLRAMFLSIGSLLLATSLWLALALPRTADLAPAEARKQTRSSP
- a CDS encoding DnaA N-terminal domain-containing protein; translated protein: MRAPHESGSPQAREPEQSRSSPVRTGDDQRRRGWFWHWNTIITQFAPLIGLKGVGLLNSYTVWTDQRADSPYRGYAFPSQQAEAAFYGEDRAELITINKLLVALDLIEIRKEMITRVDEAGRRWRVPHNFYRVKDRGEGFTLTIDAVIRVLELAATDEAVYRYIRHIFSPRFAPIDRDNVWHRLLPALRTHPLWQQLAARAAADEARTSARTKAGHHRRRNGTTRTAAEDPRALPAPDRDRHDSPIDDQAQPSSVDQCNNASETVVAQYNSAASTTVAPYNHGLPLTQPPIVASANSEEATIVAPENRTYEQYPVTTTRSKGVTNYDQKATALDGLGGKLDEAVGMESSAHKVFTAWDGQAEETTVEPALSSSLTDPVASQDDHDASNGEPAVSFDAVVACYEAANGRAATPLERELLAELVEFFSPAALAIGESGERWVIAAIREAVSSGSAFVAPKRIREILNRWSARRSSPIRPGAASSVGGRGRGATDRGRRQQASGWTPAMAEHEQTPAWPEGAAPGQHFAADELAARLSAALSAALGTPLRVTLGQADDPAAEDDVRARASPAPPVTPTPATFADRAPDPPPRVPEGLTLPQLWAMALEVLRDRLSPLQFDVLIRPAALIGIESDGTLVLGAPNQVLCRRLQQQAVKVVQAVLEELLGRPVALRVVVAQEWRERRAGH
- a CDS encoding COX15/CtaA family protein, which translates into the protein MSNQTAARERRLRWVRYLALAATIGMFLVIVMGATVTNTGSGEGCGRSWPLCHGRFIPTFAVATLIEFSHRFVTGIEGILLLVLSVGALLVARQRREVQVLVPLTLFTLVLQSGLGAWAVLRPQHPLVMALHFGVSLTAFASVLLLSVVLWDQVSGDAYRDRPLPSGMTALIWGVFLFTYLVVYLGAYVRHSNASLACLDWPLCHGSLLPSLHGAVGAVVLHRGAAFIDTILIALMVAWAWRLRTTRPDIWLGSLLALISILAQSASGAFVVFSRMQLFSTLSHSAIVTLLFGFLSYLLLHTLPRPAVSRMERTLQHVVAPAAGGEP
- the rsgA gene encoding ribosome small subunit-dependent GTPase A, whose translation is MSSKTRHQVASDDQCWPPNLVLAQHGPYFDVLTPSGIVRCVVRGSLKRTRARTDLVAVGDRVVVRQVAPGEGVIEAVAPRQRVLSRRARGSDDAEQVIVANIDQLVAVFAVAQPDPVLGILDRFLIIAEAQDIPAMICLNKIDLDPDGTRRRLFAPYRTAGYPIVETSAQTGQGTDVLWSMLRGKLSAFAGPSGVGKSSLVKVFRPDLTIRIGAVSEVTGRGRHTTTTTTLIQLDDETFIADTPGIGTLGLWGVRAAELDRCFPEFRPYREACYYPDCRHRAEPGCAVREAVEAGKIDRGRYTRYLDVLDELTETERVSWRAR